From the Purpureocillium takamizusanense chromosome 6, complete sequence genome, one window contains:
- a CDS encoding ATP-dependent NAD(P)H-hydrate dehydratase (EggNog:ENOG503NUFF~BUSCO:EOG09263Y3L~COG:G) produces the protein MTTDSKVPVMSAATRSILAKVQRMVPPMLDKFHKGQLGRVAVIGGSEDYTGAPYFSAMASARLGCDMSHVICTPGAAAVIKTYSPNLMVHPLMRQSSSEKSSEQQQQKGSDSDAEHVAARIVEEMLPRLHVLVVGPGLGRDPLMQATVARVVRAAREREMPLVLDADALQLVQQDPGLVRGYAGAVLTPNVVEFKRLWESLGLDDPGDGAGETGKVEALAKALGGVTIIQKGGSDFISNGKTTLTDDLTGGKKRSGGQGDTLTGSVATFLAWRKAYMDRLWDVGDEPLSADEMMGLAAFGGSAVTRECSRLAFLKKGRSLQASDLTDEVHGAFMALFGEVDGEEAGGRESDSKL, from the exons ATGACGACAGATTCGAAAGTACCAGTCATGTCTGCAGCGACAAGGAGCATTCTGGCCAAGGTCCAGCGCATGGTCCCGCCGATGCTGGACAAGTTTCACAAGG GACAGCTAGGACGCGTGGCCGTCATCGGGGGCAGCGAGGATTACACGGGCGCGCCGTACTTttcggccatggccagcgccagGCTGGGCTGCGACATG TCTCACGTTATCTGCACGCCTGGAGCCGCGGCGGTCATCAAGACGTACTCGCCCAACCTCATGGTCCACCCTCTCATGCGGCAGTCTTCTTCCGAAAAGAGCagtgagcagcagcagcagaaaggctcggactcggacgcggagcacgtcgccgcgcgcatcgtcgaggagatgctgccgcggctgcacgtcctcgtcgtgggACCCGGACTGGGCCGCGATCCCCTCATGCAGGCGAccgtcgcgcgcgtcgtccgggcggcccgcgagCGGGAGATGCCCCTCGTGctggacgccgacgcgctgcagctcgtgcAGCAGGACCCGGGCCTCGTCAGGGGGTacgccggcgcggtgctGACGCCCAACGTGGTTGAGTTCAAGCGCCTGTGGGAGTCgctcgggctcgacgacccgggcGACGGTGCCGGTGAGACGGGCAAGGTCGAGGCCCTGGCAAAGGCGTTGGGCGGCGTCACCATCATACAAAAGGGCGGAAGCGACTTCATCTCCAACGGGAAGACGACGCTGACGGACGACTTGACGGGTGGCAAGAAGAGGAGCGGTGGGCAGGGCGACACGCTCACGGGCTCGGTGGCCACGTTTCTCGCCTGGAGAAAGGCCTACATGGATCGACTCTGGGACGTGGGTGACGAGCCGCTCTCGGCGGACGAGATGATGGGGCTCGCGGCCTTTGGGGGAAGCGCGGTCACAAGG GAGTGTTCGCGGCTGGCGTTTCTCAAAAAGGGCCGGAGTCTCCAGGCGAGCGACCTGACGGACGAGGTCCACGGCGCCTTCATGGCGCTGTTTGGG